GGCGCAGTAGCGCCCCGGCGAGGCCGAGCCGCTGGCGCATGCCGAGGCTGTAGGTGCGGGCGGGGCGGCGGTCGTCGGGGTCGAGCCCGACCTGCTCGAGCACCGCGCCGATCCGGCCCGGGCGGTCGGCGCGCGGCGAGCCGTCGATGGCGTCGAGCAGGGCCAGGTTGCGGCGCCCCGACAGGTGGGGGTAGGCGCCCGGCCCCTCGACCAGCGCGCCGATCCGCGGCAGCACCGAGGCGCCGTTGCGCGGCATCGGCTCGCCGAACACCTCGACGTCGCCCTCGGAGGCCAGGACCAGGCCGAGCAGCATCCGCACGGTCGTGGTCTTCCCGGAGCCGTTGGCGCCCAGGAAGCCGTAGACGTCGCCCTCGCGGACCTCCAGGTCGACGCCGTCCACCGCGCGCACCCCGCCGCGGTAGACCTTGGTCAGGCCGCGGGTGCGGACCACCGGCGCGGTCGCCCCGCCCGTCGCGGTCACCGGCCCACCGGGTCGACCAGGCGCACGCCGGCCGCGAGGTCGTCGGCGGCCAGCACGAGCGTCGCGGGCGTGACGGTGCCGAGGTAGACGTAGGTGGCGCGACCGGCCCCGTCGAGCAGGACCGAGAGCGGGCCGAACTCCAGGGCCTGACGCTCGCCGGTGTCGCGCACGTTGCCGGCCTTGCGCAGCTCCTCGCGCAGCCCGCGGGCCACGAAGTCGCGCAGCGGCACGGCCAGCACGGCGGTCGGCCCCCGGCCGTAGACCCCGACCGCGCCGAAGTCCGCCGGGTCGCCGCGGCGCGCCAGGCCGGCGACCTCGTCGGGCACCTGGAACGGGGCGTAGCGGTTGGCACCGGCCGCCTCGTCGAGCGTGCGGCCGCGGGCCACCTCCACCCCCGGGGCGATCTCGAGCCGGGTCTGCGCGGCCGGCGGTCGGCCGAGCGAGAGCGAGGTCACCTCGGTCGTGAGCACCGGGCGCTCGCCGGCCGGGCCGGCGTACACCTCGACGCGCAGGGGGAGCCCGGACTCCTGGTCGGCCCACAGGTCGACGCGGGTGATGGTCGAGCGGTCGTCGTCGGGCACCAGCCGCAGCCCCGCGGCGGCCCGGCCGGCGACGCGCTCCGACGGCAGCCGCGAGAGCTCGCCCGCCCGGGCCCCGGCGAGCAGCCGCTGCGCCAGCGCGACCGGCACCACGTCGTCGTCGTCGGGCAGCCGGATGGGGGAGTACGGCGTGACGCTGACCCGGTTGCCCTCGTAGCGCCACCGGACCAGCCGGTCGCCCTCGCGGGCCAGGTCGGTCTCGCCGCTCTCGCGGACCCGGTCGACCCGGTAGTCCTCGGGGCCCTGCCACCACACGCGCAGCCGGCTCGACTCGCCGAGCAGCCGGACCACGCCGCCGAAGGTGTCGCCGGTCAGCGGCACCTCGAGCGAGCCCTGGGTGGCGACCTCACCGGACCAGCCGGTGCGGTCGGCCGCCTGCACCCGGTCGGCGAGGGCGCGCGCGCTCTCGCGCGTCTCCGCCACGGGCAGGGCGCGGACCGCGAGCGGGACGACGACCAGGGCCGCCGTGACGGCGAGCACGACCAGCCATCGCGCCGCAGGGACCATGCCCCTCACCGTACGACCCGTGCGAAGCGCGGGACCGGGCCGAGCAGCGCTAGGATGGCGGTGTGAACCGCGCCCTCCTGCTTTCCTAGCCGCGTCGAGAACGACGCGGCTGCCCCTCCCTGCGAGGGGCTTTTGCATGTCCGGGCAGCACCACCGACGACCAGAAGGCACCCGCCATGAGCGAGCACGAGACCGAGATCGACACCACCGGTCGCTACGACGTCCACGCCACCGAGCAGAAGTGGCGCGCCGTGTGGGACGAGCTCGACCCCTTCCGCGCCGACGACGACAGCCCGCGCGAGAAGCGCTACGCGCTGACGATGTTCCCCTACCCGAGCGGCGACCTGCACATGGGCCACGCCGAGGTGACCGCGCTGCACGACGTCGTCGCGCGCTACTGGTGGCAGCGCGGCTACGAGGTGCTCAACCCGATGGGCTGGGACTCCTTCGGGCTGCCGGCCGAGAACGCCGCGATCCGCAACGACGCCCACCCGGCCGACTACACCTACGGCAACATCGCCACCCAGCTGGAGTCCTTCCAGCGCTACGGCGTGGCCGTCGACTGGTCGCGCCGGTTCAACACCTCCGACCCGGAGTACTACCGCTGGACGCAGTGGCTGTTCCTGCAGCTGCACGCCAAGGGCCTGGCCTACCGCAAGAACAGCCCGGTCAACTGGTGCCCCAACGACCAGACCGTGCTGGCCAACGAGCAGGTCGTCGACGGCGCCTGCGAGCGCTGCGGCGCCGAGGTCACCAAGCGCGAGCTGACCCAGTGGTACTTCCGCACCACCGCCTACGCCCAGGAGCTGCTGGACTCCCTGGACGACCTGCAGCCGACCTGGTCGGACAAGGTCGTCAACGCGCAGCGCAACTGGATCGGCCGCTCCGAGGGCGCCCACGTCGACTTCGTCGTCGAGGGCCGCGAGGAGCCGCTGACCGTCTACACCACGCGGCCCGACACCCTGTTCGGCGCGACCTTCATGGTGGTGGCCGCCGACGCCCCGCTGGCCGCCGAGCTGGTCACCGAGGAGCAGGCGGGCGCGCTGGAGGACTACCTGGTCGAGGTGCGCAAGGAGTCGGAGATCAACCGGCTCTCGACCGACCGGCCCAAGACGGGCGTCGCCCTGGGCCGCACCGCGCTGAACCCCCTCACCGGCGAGCAGATCCCGGTGTACGCCGCCGACTACGTGCTGGCCGACTACGGCACCGGCGCGATCATGGCGGTGCCCGGTCAGGACCAGCGCGACTGGGACTTCGCCCAGGCCTTCGACCTGCCCGTCGTGCGCACCGTGCAGCCGCCCGAGGGCTTCGACGGCGAGGCCTTCACCGGCGACGGCCCGGCCATCAACTCGGCCAACGACGAGATCGACCTGTCCGGCATGGGCGTGGCCGAGGCCAAGTCGACCGCCATCGCCTACCTGGAGCGCCAGGGCCTGGGCCGCGGCACGGTCAACTTCCGGCTGCGCGACTGGCTGCTGTCGCGGCAGCGCTACTGGGGCGCGCCGATCCCGATCATCCACTGCCCGACCGACGGCGAGGTCCCCGTGCCCGCCGACCAGCTGCCGGTCGAGCTGCCCGAGCTGCGCGGCGCCGACCTCAAGCCCAAGGGCACCTCGCCCCTGGGGGCGGCGACCGACTGGGTGGAGGTCACCTGCCCCACCTGCGGCGGACCCGCCACCCGCGACACCGACACGATGGACACCTTCGTCGACTCGTCGTGG
This genomic interval from Nocardioides scoriae contains the following:
- a CDS encoding ABC transporter ATP-binding protein, translated to MTATGGATAPVVRTRGLTKVYRGGVRAVDGVDLEVREGDVYGFLGANGSGKTTTVRMLLGLVLASEGDVEVFGEPMPRNGASVLPRIGALVEGPGAYPHLSGRRNLALLDAIDGSPRADRPGRIGAVLEQVGLDPDDRRPARTYSLGMRQRLGLAGALLRRPPLLVLDEPTNGLDPQGIREMRELLLALNRGGTTIFLSSHLLAEIEQMSTRVGVLDRGRLVLQEDMSVLQAPTGLVRVRTPDVATALRALDGHVADHGPGHVVVRSPDPAGLVAHLVERGVRVTELGPERRTLEEIVLAASEAP
- a CDS encoding sigma-E factor regulatory protein RseB domain-containing protein, producing MVPAARWLVVLAVTAALVVVPLAVRALPVAETRESARALADRVQAADRTGWSGEVATQGSLEVPLTGDTFGGVVRLLGESSRLRVWWQGPEDYRVDRVRESGETDLAREGDRLVRWRYEGNRVSVTPYSPIRLPDDDDVVPVALAQRLLAGARAGELSRLPSERVAGRAAAGLRLVPDDDRSTITRVDLWADQESGLPLRVEVYAGPAGERPVLTTEVTSLSLGRPPAAQTRLEIAPGVEVARGRTLDEAAGANRYAPFQVPDEVAGLARRGDPADFGAVGVYGRGPTAVLAVPLRDFVARGLREELRKAGNVRDTGERQALEFGPLSVLLDGAGRATYVYLGTVTPATLVLAADDLAAGVRLVDPVGR
- the leuS gene encoding leucine--tRNA ligase gives rise to the protein MSEHETEIDTTGRYDVHATEQKWRAVWDELDPFRADDDSPREKRYALTMFPYPSGDLHMGHAEVTALHDVVARYWWQRGYEVLNPMGWDSFGLPAENAAIRNDAHPADYTYGNIATQLESFQRYGVAVDWSRRFNTSDPEYYRWTQWLFLQLHAKGLAYRKNSPVNWCPNDQTVLANEQVVDGACERCGAEVTKRELTQWYFRTTAYAQELLDSLDDLQPTWSDKVVNAQRNWIGRSEGAHVDFVVEGREEPLTVYTTRPDTLFGATFMVVAADAPLAAELVTEEQAGALEDYLVEVRKESEINRLSTDRPKTGVALGRTALNPLTGEQIPVYAADYVLADYGTGAIMAVPGQDQRDWDFAQAFDLPVVRTVQPPEGFDGEAFTGDGPAINSANDEIDLSGMGVAEAKSTAIAYLERQGLGRGTVNFRLRDWLLSRQRYWGAPIPIIHCPTDGEVPVPADQLPVELPELRGADLKPKGTSPLGAATDWVEVTCPTCGGPATRDTDTMDTFVDSSWYFLRYLSPHDDTQAFDPELARAWGPVDLYVGGDEHAVLHLLYSRFFTKALRDLGLLDWDEPFSAYLSQGKVINNGRKMSKSLGNGVSLGDQLSEFGVDAVRLTLVFASPPEDDIDWADVSPGGSLRFLQRVWRLSGDVTSAPGTSPADGDVALRRLTHRTLHDAATLVESHRFNVVVARTMELVNATRKTIDTGAGPADPAVREAVEAVAVLLSLVAPYTAEEMWERLGHQPSVARAGWPEVDEALLVEESVTAVVQVQGKVRARLEVAPDVSEADLEAAALADEAVQRALEGRTVRKVIVRAPKLVNIVAG